From uncultured Roseateles sp., the proteins below share one genomic window:
- a CDS encoding LytTR family DNA-binding domain-containing protein, whose protein sequence is MNEALHSTPFSGAPRAVLADDERLMREQLRARLAEVWPELQIVAEAKNGIEAVQLVAEHKPDLVFLDIRMPGMTGVEAAREIAQLPDNEQNEGGDWLGCEIVFITAYDQYAIEAFEQGVVDYVLKPAERERLTITVERIRKRLAQRHEHHGGPEASAADAPPPQLQQLLHRLSQQLKPAGSQPLKWIQATVGQAIQMIPVDDVLFFISDEKYTRVQTATIEALIRKPIKELVDELDPEQFWQIHRSTLVNTKAIAGVTRDLRGRQMVGIKGLNEKLEVSRSYTHLFKGM, encoded by the coding sequence ATGAACGAAGCGCTCCACTCCACCCCTTTTTCCGGCGCGCCGCGTGCCGTGCTCGCCGACGACGAACGCCTGATGCGCGAGCAGCTGCGCGCCCGCCTGGCCGAGGTCTGGCCCGAGCTGCAGATCGTGGCCGAGGCCAAGAACGGCATCGAGGCGGTGCAGCTGGTGGCCGAGCACAAGCCCGATCTGGTGTTCCTGGACATCCGCATGCCGGGCATGACGGGCGTCGAAGCGGCCCGCGAGATTGCCCAGCTGCCGGACAATGAACAGAACGAAGGCGGCGACTGGCTGGGCTGCGAGATCGTCTTCATCACCGCCTACGACCAGTACGCGATCGAGGCTTTCGAGCAGGGCGTGGTCGACTATGTGCTCAAGCCCGCCGAGCGCGAGCGCCTGACCATCACAGTGGAACGCATCCGCAAGCGCCTGGCCCAGCGCCATGAGCATCACGGCGGGCCGGAGGCAAGCGCAGCCGATGCGCCGCCGCCCCAGCTGCAGCAGCTGCTGCACCGCCTGTCTCAGCAGCTCAAGCCGGCCGGCAGCCAGCCGCTGAAGTGGATACAGGCCACCGTCGGCCAGGCCATACAGATGATTCCGGTCGACGATGTGCTGTTCTTCATCTCCGACGAGAAGTACACCCGCGTGCAGACCGCCACCATCGAGGCCCTGATACGCAAGCCGATCAAGGAGCTGGTCGACGAGCTCGACCCGGAGCAGTTCTGGCAGATCCACCGCTCGACCCTGGTCAACACCAAGGCGATTGCCGGCGTGACCCGCGACCTGCGCGGCCGCCAGATGGTGGGCATCAAGGGCCTGAACGAGAAGCTCGAGGTCAGCCGCAGCTACACCCATCTGTTCAAGGGCATGTGA
- a CDS encoding histidine kinase yields the protein MNAQYPSKPAPVHGWQRFASNVMRGFHVYASWLVSITWTRFVLLSLLLLIATSILQDLPPFTWRIDEHVEEVPAKAPKAPKAPPAAKPAKPAKAEKPAKPGGPAVHYDVTIDERGIRVLPRGAASAPEGAASDASRLPSIRIDLPSSVDKEAIKDAVEEARQAVEDALDEKRGAIEQAQQALEEKQRALEEMQATEPGTRRRVRVVRIGDFLVQLSFLLILASVIIKITYKGRIQAEVKAAQATETAEAESLKRQVVEARMAAMQAQVEPHFLFNTLASIDHLIETDPPRASIMQKNLIALLRASMPTMREANATGVRDLGRELAVIKPYLEILKVRMEERLVTDIQVPEGLLSAEFPPMMIQSLVENAIKHGLEPKAEGGTLTVKAEIVHGKLCVTVADTGLGFGKAATAGTGVGLANIRERLQLLYGNKATLAVTENSPSGTVVSISVPYSAREGVFA from the coding sequence ATGAACGCGCAGTACCCCTCCAAGCCAGCGCCGGTGCACGGTTGGCAGCGCTTCGCCAGCAATGTGATGCGGGGCTTCCACGTCTATGCCAGCTGGCTGGTCAGCATCACCTGGACGCGCTTTGTGCTGCTGTCGCTGCTGCTGCTGATCGCCACCTCCATCCTGCAGGACCTGCCGCCGTTCACCTGGCGCATCGACGAGCATGTGGAAGAAGTGCCGGCCAAGGCCCCCAAGGCCCCCAAGGCCCCGCCCGCGGCCAAACCCGCCAAGCCGGCCAAGGCCGAGAAGCCCGCCAAACCCGGTGGCCCGGCGGTGCACTACGACGTGACGATTGACGAGCGCGGCATCCGCGTGCTGCCGCGCGGGGCGGCCAGCGCGCCCGAGGGAGCGGCCTCCGATGCCTCCAGATTGCCCTCGATCCGCATCGATCTGCCCAGCTCGGTGGACAAGGAAGCGATCAAGGACGCGGTCGAGGAGGCTCGCCAGGCCGTCGAAGACGCGCTGGACGAGAAACGCGGCGCCATCGAACAGGCCCAGCAGGCGCTGGAAGAGAAGCAGCGCGCGCTGGAAGAAATGCAGGCCACCGAGCCCGGCACCCGCCGCCGGGTGCGGGTGGTGCGCATCGGCGACTTCCTGGTCCAGCTGTCCTTTCTGCTGATTCTGGCCTCGGTGATCATCAAGATCACCTACAAGGGCCGCATCCAGGCCGAGGTCAAGGCCGCCCAGGCCACCGAGACGGCCGAGGCCGAATCGCTGAAGCGCCAGGTCGTCGAGGCCCGCATGGCGGCGATGCAGGCCCAGGTCGAGCCCCACTTCCTGTTCAACACCCTGGCGTCCATCGACCATCTGATCGAAACCGACCCGCCGCGGGCCTCGATCATGCAGAAGAACCTGATCGCCCTGCTGCGTGCCTCGATGCCGACGATGCGCGAGGCCAATGCCACCGGCGTGCGTGACCTGGGCCGCGAGCTGGCGGTCATCAAGCCCTATCTGGAAATTCTCAAGGTACGCATGGAAGAACGCCTGGTGACCGACATCCAGGTGCCCGAGGGCCTGCTTTCGGCCGAGTTCCCGCCGATGATGATCCAAAGCCTGGTCGAGAACGCCATCAAGCATGGCCTGGAGCCCAAGGCCGAGGGCGGCACCCTGACCGTCAAGGCCGAGATCGTGCACGGCAAGCTCTGTGTCACCGTGGCCGACACGGGCTTGGGCTTCGGCAAGGCCGCCACCGCCGGCACCGGCGTGGGCCTGGCCAATATCCGCGAGCGCCTGCAGCTGCTGTATGGCAACAAGGCCACCCTGGCGGTGACAGAAAACTCGCCCTCCGGCACGGTGGTCAGCATCAGCGTGCCCTACAGCGCCAGAGAAGGAGTGTTTGCATGA
- a CDS encoding YceI family protein, giving the protein MASLAWPCALSAQPVTYRLDPLHSAVQFEVLHFNTSTLRGRFAMLNGWVTLDGAAQRGEVGLSIDTATVDTGLKVLDARLRQPDLLDSTGHPQAWFVASRFRFQDGQLSEVRGEFTLRGIGQPLSLHALRFGCRQDERLQTEVCGGDFEATLLRSDFGATFGLPFVGDRVRLLIQVEALREPDQPQK; this is encoded by the coding sequence GTGGCAAGCCTGGCCTGGCCCTGCGCGCTCTCGGCGCAGCCGGTGACCTACCGGCTTGACCCGCTGCACAGCGCCGTGCAGTTCGAGGTCCTGCACTTCAATACGTCCACCCTGCGTGGACGTTTTGCCATGTTGAACGGCTGGGTCACCCTGGATGGTGCCGCTCAGCGCGGCGAGGTCGGCCTGAGCATAGACACCGCCACCGTGGACACCGGCCTCAAGGTGCTGGACGCCCGGTTGCGCCAGCCCGATCTGCTGGACAGCACCGGCCACCCCCAGGCCTGGTTCGTGGCCAGCCGCTTCAGGTTTCAGGACGGGCAGCTCAGCGAGGTGCGCGGCGAGTTCACCTTGCGCGGCATCGGCCAGCCGCTGAGCCTGCATGCGCTGCGCTTCGGCTGCCGCCAGGACGAGCGGCTGCAAACCGAAGTCTGCGGCGGTGATTTCGAGGCCACGCTGCTGCGCAGCGACTTCGGCGCCACCTTCGGCCTGCCCTTTGTCGGCGACAGGGTACGGCTGCTGATACAGGTCGAGGCGCTGCGGGAGCCGGATCAGCCGCAAAAGTGA
- a CDS encoding YceI family protein, whose protein sequence is MNKTLITAALLSLATLAQAESATYAIDPTHTFVSYEIAHFATSTNRGRFDKKEGTVQLDRSAKTGKVELTLDMAAINTGVAPLDKHLQSDDFFASAKYPTAKFVGDKFTFVGDKVTEVAGTLTLRDKTMPVTLKATNFNCYQNPMFKREVCGGDFEATIIRSQYGVNYGLNYGFPDAVRLLIQVEAVRQQ, encoded by the coding sequence ATGAACAAGACCCTGATCACCGCCGCCCTGCTGAGCCTGGCCACCCTGGCCCAGGCCGAGTCCGCCACCTACGCGATCGACCCGACGCACACCTTCGTCAGCTACGAAATCGCCCACTTCGCCACCTCGACCAACCGCGGCCGCTTCGACAAGAAGGAAGGCACCGTGCAGCTGGACCGCTCGGCCAAGACCGGCAAGGTCGAGCTGACGCTGGACATGGCGGCCATCAACACCGGCGTGGCGCCGCTGGACAAGCACCTGCAGAGCGATGACTTCTTCGCCTCGGCCAAGTACCCGACGGCCAAATTCGTCGGTGACAAGTTCACCTTCGTCGGCGACAAGGTCACCGAAGTGGCCGGCACCCTGACGCTGCGTGACAAGACCATGCCGGTGACCCTGAAGGCCACCAACTTCAACTGCTACCAGAACCCCATGTTCAAGCGCGAAGTCTGCGGCGGCGACTTCGAGGCCACCATCATCCGCAGCCAGTACGGCGTCAACTACGGCCTGAACTACGGCTTCCCCGACGCCGTGCGCCTGCTGATCCAGGTCGAAGCCGTTCGCCAGCAGTGA
- a CDS encoding YceI family protein, which translates to MTSLNSKLLFGTTLLLALAGAAFAQAKPAVLVPAQSDVSFTSKQMGVPVDGKFKRFDAQIAFDPKKPETGKVAFTIDIASATLGSPEFDAELSKPAWFDAKKIPQASFQSSAIKASGPGKFDVIGKLSIKGQTRDITVPVTIAQAGAVSTATGAFAIKRLEFKIGDGEWADTSMVANDVQVKFKLTLNGLAPL; encoded by the coding sequence ATGACCTCACTGAATTCCAAACTGCTGTTCGGCACCACCCTGCTGCTGGCCCTGGCCGGCGCCGCCTTTGCCCAGGCCAAGCCCGCCGTGCTGGTGCCCGCGCAAAGCGATGTCAGCTTCACCAGCAAGCAGATGGGCGTGCCGGTGGACGGCAAGTTCAAGCGCTTCGATGCGCAGATCGCCTTCGACCCGAAGAAGCCCGAGACCGGCAAGGTCGCCTTCACCATCGACATCGCCAGCGCCACCCTGGGCTCGCCCGAGTTCGACGCCGAGCTGTCCAAGCCGGCCTGGTTTGACGCCAAGAAGATTCCTCAGGCCAGCTTCCAGAGCAGCGCCATCAAGGCCAGCGGCCCGGGCAAGTTCGATGTCATCGGCAAGCTCAGCATCAAGGGCCAGACCCGCGACATCACCGTGCCGGTGACGATTGCCCAGGCCGGCGCCGTCAGCACCGCCACCGGTGCCTTCGCCATCAAGCGCCTCGAATTCAAGATCGGCGACGGTGAATGGGCCGACACCTCCATGGTCGCCAACGACGTGCAGGTCAAGTTCAAGCTGACCCTGAACGGCCTGGCACCGCTCTGA
- a CDS encoding cytochrome b: MNTISTQSTRYTMIAIAFHWLLAVAIVISFSVGLYMVELPFSPSRLKLYNWHKWAGVTILALSALRLLWRLTHRPPADLPAPAWQNKAAHVTHGLLYLLFFAVPLSGWAYSSAAGFPIVWFGVLPLPDLLGADKALAETIKPLHEIFAKGLAVLVLLHIAAALKHRFVDRDGLLQRMLPGRG; the protein is encoded by the coding sequence ATGAACACGATCTCCACCCAGTCCACCCGCTACACGATGATCGCCATAGCGTTTCACTGGCTACTGGCCGTGGCCATCGTGATCTCGTTCAGCGTCGGGCTGTACATGGTGGAGCTGCCCTTCTCGCCCAGCCGGCTCAAGCTTTACAACTGGCACAAATGGGCGGGCGTGACGATTTTGGCGTTGTCGGCCCTGCGTCTGCTGTGGCGTCTGACACACCGCCCGCCGGCCGATCTGCCGGCGCCTGCCTGGCAGAACAAGGCCGCGCACGTCACCCACGGCCTGCTCTATCTGCTGTTTTTCGCCGTGCCGCTGTCCGGCTGGGCCTACAGCTCGGCGGCGGGCTTCCCCATCGTCTGGTTCGGTGTGCTGCCACTGCCCGATCTGCTGGGTGCCGACAAGGCCCTGGCCGAGACCATCAAGCCCTTGCACGAAATCTTCGCCAAGGGCCTGGCCGTCCTGGTGCTGCTGCACATTGCCGCCGCACTGAAACACCGCTTCGTCGACCGCGACGGCCTGCTGCAACGCATGTTGCCCGGCCGCGGCTGA
- a CDS encoding alkane 1-monooxygenase: MSTAAPPILPAARPWRDGKRWWWLLSPAFPGLVWLNLIQYQTTGHEYWLWVSSAVMYILIPLLDLLLGPDARNPPAEALPGLERVFWYRAIVVAFIPFQFALTIHGAWIAATHDLTLFGWAGLIFSVGGINGVGINTAHELGHKRPRWERWLSRLALAPVAYGHFYVEHNRGHHLNVATPQDPASARMGESFWAFLPRTLVGSVASAWALEAAKLRARQLHAWHWRNECLQAWSMTVLLFGGLCLWLGLGVLPFLLIQAFYGASLLEVVNYIEHYGLLRELDARGRRVRCAPEHSWNSSHVVSNLFLYQLQRHSDHHAHPGRRYQALLHTEQSPQLPSGYAAMLMLAYVPPLWFAVMDKRLLAHYGGDVSRAHLQPSRRAALLRRYAR, translated from the coding sequence ATGAGCACCGCCGCCCCGCCCATCCTGCCCGCCGCACGCCCCTGGCGTGACGGCAAGCGCTGGTGGTGGCTGCTGTCACCGGCCTTTCCGGGCCTGGTGTGGCTGAACCTGATCCAGTACCAGACCACGGGCCACGAGTACTGGCTATGGGTCAGCAGCGCGGTGATGTACATCCTGATCCCGCTGCTCGATCTGCTGCTGGGGCCCGATGCCCGCAACCCTCCCGCCGAGGCCCTGCCCGGCCTGGAGCGGGTGTTCTGGTACCGCGCCATCGTCGTGGCCTTCATCCCCTTCCAGTTCGCGCTGACGATTCACGGCGCCTGGATCGCTGCCACGCACGACCTGACCCTGTTCGGCTGGGCCGGGCTGATTTTCAGCGTCGGCGGCATCAATGGCGTCGGCATCAACACCGCCCACGAGCTCGGCCACAAGCGGCCGCGCTGGGAGCGCTGGCTGTCGCGCCTGGCGCTGGCGCCGGTGGCCTACGGGCATTTCTATGTCGAGCACAACCGCGGCCACCATCTGAACGTGGCCACACCACAAGACCCGGCCAGCGCCCGCATGGGCGAGAGCTTCTGGGCCTTTCTGCCGCGCACCCTGGTTGGCAGCGTGGCCTCGGCCTGGGCGCTGGAGGCCGCCAAGCTGCGCGCGAGGCAGCTGCACGCCTGGCACTGGCGCAATGAATGCCTGCAGGCCTGGAGCATGACCGTCCTGCTGTTTGGCGGCCTGTGCCTCTGGCTGGGCCTGGGCGTGCTGCCGTTTCTGCTGATACAGGCCTTTTACGGCGCCTCCCTGCTGGAGGTCGTCAACTACATCGAGCACTACGGCCTGCTGCGCGAGCTCGATGCGCGAGGCCGGCGGGTGCGCTGCGCGCCCGAGCACTCGTGGAATTCCAGCCACGTGGTCTCGAACCTGTTCCTGTACCAGCTGCAGCGCCACAGCGACCACCATGCCCATCCGGGCCGGCGCTACCAGGCCCTGCTGCATACCGAGCAAAGCCCGCAACTGCCCTCGGGCTATGCGGCGATGCTGATGCTGGCCTATGTGCCGCCGCTGTGGTTTGCGGTGATGGACAAGCGCCTGCTGGCGCACTACGGCGGCGACGTGAGTCGCGCCCATCTGCAGCCCTCGCGCCGCGCCGCGCTGCTGCGCCGCTACGCCCGGTAA
- a CDS encoding MBL fold metallo-hydrolase, producing the protein MVAADAQTAAAPAPLELKVINHGPASFHVNSVLVTGAKEAILLDAGFTRADALRVAAAVLDSGKTLSTIYVSAADPDYYFGLEVLRQEFPEAKIVTTAPTLKKIEASLPAKLQVWGPRLGANAPRKPVLPELMTGNTLQLEGRTLEVRGLDDSLAHRSYVWIPSIKAVVGGVNVFGGLHAWTADTQTVAERAAWVAKLDAIAALQPAIVVPGHMLPGTVQDASTVSYTRAYLQRFEAELPRAANAAALIATLQAAYPQAGLGIALDIGAKVNKGEMKW; encoded by the coding sequence ATGGTCGCCGCCGATGCACAGACCGCCGCCGCGCCGGCCCCGCTGGAACTGAAGGTCATCAACCACGGCCCGGCCAGCTTCCATGTCAACTCGGTGCTGGTCACCGGCGCCAAGGAGGCCATCCTGCTGGACGCCGGCTTCACCCGCGCCGACGCGCTGCGCGTGGCCGCCGCCGTGCTGGACAGCGGCAAGACGCTGAGCACCATCTACGTCAGCGCCGCCGACCCGGACTACTACTTCGGCCTCGAAGTGCTGCGCCAGGAATTCCCCGAGGCGAAGATCGTCACCACCGCACCGACCCTGAAGAAAATCGAGGCCTCGCTGCCGGCCAAGCTGCAGGTCTGGGGCCCGCGCCTGGGTGCCAACGCGCCGCGCAAGCCGGTGCTGCCCGAGCTGATGACAGGCAACACCTTGCAGCTGGAAGGCCGCACCCTGGAAGTGCGCGGCCTGGACGACAGCCTGGCCCATCGCAGCTATGTGTGGATCCCTTCGATCAAGGCCGTGGTCGGTGGTGTGAATGTGTTCGGCGGCCTGCATGCCTGGACGGCCGACACGCAGACGGTGGCCGAGCGCGCCGCCTGGGTCGCCAAGCTGGACGCGATTGCCGCGTTGCAGCCCGCCATCGTCGTGCCCGGCCATATGCTGCCCGGCACGGTGCAGGACGCGTCGACGGTGAGCTACACCCGCGCCTATCTGCAGCGCTTCGAGGCCGAGCTGCCCAGGGCCGCCAATGCCGCGGCGCTGATCGCCACCCTGCAGGCCGCCTATCCGCAGGCCGGTCTGGGCATCGCGCTGGACATCGGTGCCAAGGTCAACAAGGGCGAGATGAAGTGGTAA
- a CDS encoding LysR family transcriptional regulator has product MDQLKAMQVFVEVVDRGSLTAAAEALDLSRAMTSRHLEALEQWLGARLLQRSTRRLSLTDAGAEALPRCRQMVELAEETRQVAGARHQTVSGRLRITASMSFAQQHIAPAVAEFLALHPQTGIELLASEHAVNLVEDRIDLALRISNQLDPALIARRLTVCRSVVCAAPSYLAARGTPAEPAELSAHACVGHARFGSDEWLLQRGAERISVPLAPPRLRANEAMVLLQALLAGAGIGLQPTYLAGPLLASGALVRVLPDWEPEQLGIHAVYTSRRHQPLLLRTFVDFLAARFDAERPYWD; this is encoded by the coding sequence ATGGACCAGCTGAAAGCAATGCAGGTGTTTGTCGAGGTGGTCGATCGCGGCAGCCTGACGGCGGCCGCCGAGGCGCTGGACCTGTCCCGGGCGATGACCTCCCGCCATCTGGAGGCGCTGGAGCAATGGCTGGGTGCGCGCCTGCTGCAGCGCAGCACCCGCAGACTGAGCCTGACCGATGCCGGCGCCGAGGCCCTGCCGCGCTGCCGCCAGATGGTGGAGCTGGCCGAGGAGACACGCCAGGTGGCCGGCGCCCGGCACCAGACCGTCAGCGGCCGGCTGCGCATCACGGCCAGCATGTCGTTTGCCCAGCAGCACATCGCTCCGGCGGTGGCCGAGTTCCTGGCCCTGCACCCGCAGACCGGCATCGAGCTCCTGGCCTCAGAGCATGCGGTGAACCTGGTCGAAGACCGCATCGATCTGGCCCTGCGCATCAGCAACCAGCTGGACCCGGCCCTGATCGCCCGGCGGCTGACGGTGTGCCGCTCGGTGGTCTGCGCCGCGCCGAGCTATCTGGCGGCGCGGGGCACGCCGGCCGAACCGGCGGAGCTGTCAGCGCATGCCTGCGTCGGCCACGCCCGCTTCGGCAGTGACGAATGGCTGCTGCAGCGCGGCGCCGAGCGCATCAGCGTGCCGCTGGCACCGCCGCGGCTGCGCGCCAACGAGGCGATGGTGCTGCTGCAGGCCCTGCTGGCCGGCGCCGGCATCGGCCTGCAACCCACCTATCTGGCCGGCCCACTGCTGGCCAGCGGCGCGCTGGTGAGGGTGCTTCCGGACTGGGAGCCCGAGCAGCTGGGCATACACGCGGTCTACACCAGCCGGCGGCATCAGCCGCTGCTGCTGCGGACCTTTGTGGACTTTCTGGCGGCGCGGTTTGATGCCGAGCGGCCTTACTGGGATTGA